In a single window of the Caldalkalibacillus uzonensis genome:
- a CDS encoding sensor histidine kinase, with product MDLTALYNRLVSPLRKSIRLKYVVLFAITFIIPTLIIYQLIVGYAKQTIEQDIINTNVVTTDGMVKRLNNELTDVVLQLRLIVGNVEDHQLDVERIFHRSKLAISQSSIIHSIYLLNEDQLILFEAPFAPDIEPVYYDYPYFSQVYWSRNYAVSDFVTNPRGEGVVTVAIPVLSDRQQFKGVLIAELSNDYLSEVLKSFSVTNGHFSFLIDSQGRVIASTNEREIGVDLSAEAVFGHLDHDLYGVLKDHYRDEKSIIAYQTLRDGWSLVFGVPEYIAYEPIQKLSSVLTISFASILALSLLFIWTGMRNIVYPIVRLTNYAKRYREQIYYEPEENIYKYPDDELGELWKTIISVGNSNYQKQKMLEEKERYLQDVLEGIPYGIITINKEAKISYVNKQFENMVGYCRKDMIGKPLSQLPIKQDDDFLLLDALSSESSQGESESYIINSEGQKLIVKICTARFYNEQQEVIGSIAVLQDISQMKLLESRLKQNDKLALIGQITTGIAHEIKNPLAILSGSTELLLESAEEAACTEEVKELSLDIYQVVQRMKDTVNNFLSFAKINKRNKELIDIKDVMEEVLHLVRLKLRECRVIVDRHYAHPFKLIGQRDQLIQAFLNLVLNAIEAMPDGGTLTVSIGTEGVGDHSKEKVVTITDTGAGIPEKDLEWLFDPFFSTKESGNGLGLTIARDIISEHNGELTIDSLVGEGTKVQCRFAQDRVREELI from the coding sequence ATGGATTTGACAGCGCTTTATAACAGATTAGTAAGTCCTCTAAGAAAAAGTATTAGATTAAAGTATGTGGTCTTGTTCGCCATCACATTTATTATTCCAACTCTCATTATTTATCAGTTAATTGTTGGTTATGCAAAACAAACCATTGAGCAGGATATTATTAATACGAATGTAGTCACCACTGATGGGATGGTGAAACGTTTAAACAACGAACTAACCGATGTTGTTTTGCAACTAAGGCTTATTGTTGGGAATGTTGAAGATCATCAACTTGATGTGGAACGAATCTTCCATCGTTCTAAATTGGCTATCTCCCAGAGCTCCATCATTCACTCTATTTACTTACTTAATGAGGACCAGTTGATTCTGTTTGAGGCTCCGTTTGCTCCGGATATAGAGCCGGTCTATTATGATTATCCATACTTTTCTCAGGTGTACTGGAGCCGCAATTATGCTGTATCGGACTTCGTAACTAACCCCCGCGGTGAAGGCGTTGTGACAGTAGCCATTCCGGTCCTTTCAGATAGGCAGCAGTTCAAGGGTGTACTAATAGCAGAACTGAGCAATGATTATCTGTCTGAAGTTTTGAAGAGTTTTAGTGTAACAAACGGACATTTCAGCTTTTTGATCGATAGTCAGGGTCGTGTGATTGCTTCCACGAATGAAAGAGAAATTGGTGTTGATCTTTCAGCAGAAGCAGTATTTGGTCATTTAGATCATGATTTGTATGGTGTCTTGAAGGACCATTATCGTGATGAGAAAAGTATCATTGCTTACCAAACCCTGCGTGATGGCTGGAGTTTAGTCTTTGGGGTTCCTGAATATATTGCCTATGAACCAATCCAAAAACTTTCATCCGTCCTGACAATCAGTTTTGCCAGCATATTAGCTCTTTCACTGCTTTTTATCTGGACGGGCATGCGCAACATTGTTTATCCGATTGTCCGATTGACCAATTATGCCAAACGCTACCGCGAGCAAATATATTATGAACCCGAGGAAAATATTTATAAGTACCCTGATGATGAATTGGGAGAGCTGTGGAAAACGATTATTTCGGTAGGAAACAGCAATTATCAAAAACAAAAAATGCTGGAGGAAAAAGAACGTTATTTGCAAGATGTGCTGGAAGGAATTCCTTATGGCATTATTACGATCAATAAAGAAGCTAAGATTAGTTATGTCAATAAGCAATTTGAAAATATGGTGGGTTATTGCCGTAAAGACATGATTGGCAAGCCGCTGTCACAGCTGCCAATCAAACAAGATGATGATTTCCTCCTGCTGGACGCATTGTCTTCTGAATCTTCTCAAGGAGAAAGTGAGAGTTACATTATCAATTCGGAAGGACAAAAGCTGATTGTGAAAATATGTACGGCAAGATTTTATAATGAGCAGCAAGAAGTAATCGGGAGTATCGCCGTATTGCAAGACATTTCCCAGATGAAATTGCTTGAATCACGCCTCAAACAAAATGATAAATTAGCTTTAATCGGACAAATTACAACAGGCATTGCCCATGAGATCAAGAATCCCCTTGCTATTCTTTCTGGTTCTACTGAGCTTTTGTTGGAATCGGCTGAAGAAGCAGCTTGCACGGAAGAAGTGAAGGAACTATCGTTAGATATCTACCAGGTTGTCCAGCGAATGAAAGATACGGTCAATAACTTTCTGAGCTTTGCTAAAATAAACAAAAGAAACAAAGAACTGATTGATATCAAGGATGTGATGGAAGAAGTCCTTCATCTTGTGCGTTTAAAATTACGTGAATGTAGAGTAATTGTCGACCGCCACTATGCTCATCCTTTTAAATTGATTGGACAAAGAGATCAACTGATCCAGGCCTTCTTAAATTTAGTTTTAAATGCCATTGAAGCGATGCCAGACGGAGGGACATTAACAGTCTCCATTGGGACAGAGGGAGTAGGGGATCACTCCAAGGAGAAAGTTGTCACAATTACTGATACAGGTGCAGGTATTCCGGAAAAGGATTTAGAGTGGCTGTTTGATCCATTTTTCTCAACAAAAGAAAGCGGGAATGGGCTCGGCTTAACCATTGCCAGGGATATTATCAGCGAGCATAACGGCGAATTGACAATAGACAGCCTGGTTGGTGAAGGAACGAAGGTTCAATGTCGGTTTGCACAAGACAGAGTAAGGGAGGAATTAATATGA
- a CDS encoding DNA methyltransferase — MNLDLPWSATVMDPWNGTGTTTDVAEQMGYFAIGLDINPVMVLIAKGRRVWRNYSKLDILTLTKQIVDCVLEESEKWCEIQHDPLSRSFIHLVSG; from the coding sequence ATGAATCTTGATTTACCGTGGTCAGCAACGGTCATGGATCCTTGGAATGGAACGGGTACAACCACAGATGTAGCTGAGCAAATGGGTTATTTTGCTATCGGCCTGGATATAAATCCGGTTATGGTGTTAATTGCCAAGGGCAGACGCGTGTGGCGAAATTATTCTAAACTAGACATTTTAACGTTGACGAAACAGATTGTGGACTGTGTACTAGAGGAATCAGAAAAGTGGTGTGAAATCCAACACGATCCTTTATCCAGATCCTTTATCCACTTGGTTTCAGGCTGA
- a CDS encoding protein kinase domain-containing protein yields the protein MVSDEALRFISEVFIGDRGDCYSYKTGGELVKFFNQNFGFEDIYQSGFPSRWWYVLDKLKELNERGQINDFFTLILSKRYLMKDKKINEIEALETREKALKLFNEQLQYDAYQLIQKDERFLLINEAEDLELIGEGGFALVYYRKSDNKVLKKLKDEYISHPGIRSRFKREYEITKSLQDIDGIIKLYSFDENKQLYEMEKGDYTLKTLITERNLSKKEKYHLVIQLMSIMANIHQRNVIHRDLSPSNILFVDGKMKIADFGLGKNFEVIHSHQTMYTNAYGQFFYCSPEQLNALKDGDKKSDGLLIGESD from the coding sequence GTGGTTTCTGATGAAGCGTTAAGGTTTATATCAGAAGTTTTTATTGGAGACAGGGGTGATTGTTATTCATATAAAACTGGAGGTGAACTTGTTAAATTTTTTAACCAAAATTTCGGTTTTGAAGATATATATCAATCGGGGTTCCCCTCAAGATGGTGGTATGTATTAGATAAATTAAAAGAACTTAATGAAAGAGGGCAAATTAATGATTTTTTTACATTGATTTTGAGCAAAAGATACTTAATGAAAGATAAGAAAATCAATGAAATTGAAGCATTGGAAACGAGAGAAAAAGCACTTAAGTTATTTAATGAACAATTGCAATATGATGCTTATCAACTAATTCAAAAGGATGAGAGGTTCTTATTGATAAATGAGGCTGAAGATCTTGAACTTATTGGAGAAGGCGGTTTTGCGCTTGTTTATTATCGGAAAAGTGATAATAAAGTATTAAAAAAATTAAAAGATGAGTATATATCTCATCCTGGTATTAGAAGCAGATTTAAAAGAGAGTATGAAATAACAAAATCTTTGCAAGATATAGATGGCATAATAAAATTGTATTCGTTTGATGAAAACAAGCAGTTGTATGAAATGGAAAAAGGTGATTACACATTAAAAACACTTATTACCGAAAGAAATCTTTCAAAGAAAGAAAAATATCACCTTGTTATACAATTAATGAGCATAATGGCGAATATACACCAACGAAATGTCATACATAGAGACCTAAGCCCGTCAAATATTTTATTTGTTGATGGAAAAATGAAAATAGCTGATTTCGGATTAGGAAAGAACTTTGAAGTGATTCATTCCCATCAAACGATGTATACAAATGCATATGGGCAGTTTTTTTACTGTTCACCTGAACAATTGAATGCCCTGAAGGATGGTGATAAAAAAAGTGATGGTTTACTCATTGGGGAAAGTGATTAA